One Lytechinus variegatus isolate NC3 chromosome 14, Lvar_3.0, whole genome shotgun sequence genomic region harbors:
- the LOC121427277 gene encoding protein ANTAGONIST OF LIKE HETEROCHROMATIN PROTEIN 1-like codes for MKKNREKRRTKCITRKKLFRRRRRSNIADGERMDIDLDLWMAMLLSTYLANPVLNTRIWSLPKSDFWWRVIVMETFKEEDWLSHFRMSRTTFEFLSTQLRPFIRKTDTHMRMAIGVDQRVGIALWRLATNVDYRTIAQLFGVGIATVCVIVHEVCKAIREALQDTMVRIPRGDAAIEVVREFEVKWGFPQCFGAVDGSHIPILSPKEYRADYYNRKGFHSMVLQGLVDHRYRFMNVNFGYPGSVHDARVFSNSSLYRLGNNGALCPPIQREINGTQVPVVILGDSAYPLLPWLQKPFNDNGQLTRQKRLFNYRLSRARMVVENAFGRLKGRWRILLKRQDTHVKFLGDIVVACCILHNLCESAGENFNEELLIGVEPAQNALDGNDEQVNGDAAMIRDALLQYFADF; via the exons atgaagaaaaatagggAGAAACGGAGAACAAAATGTATAACAAGAAAGAAGCTATTTCGTCGGAGGAGGAGATCCAACATTGCAGACGGCGAGAGAATGGATATAGATCTAGACCTGTGGATGGCGATGTTGTTGTCAACCTATTTGGCCAACCCAGTTTTGAATACTAGGATTTGGAGTTTGCCCAAAAGTGATTTCTGGTGGCGAGTGATAGTTATGGAAACTTTCAAGGAAGAAGACTGGTTGAGTCACTTTAGAATGTCGAGAACCACTTTTGAATTTCTATCAACACAGTTGCGTCCTTTCATTCGCAAGACTGATACTCATATGAGGATGGCCATTGGAGTGGACCAACGAGTTGGAATTGCACTCTGGCGTCTTGCGACAAACGTGGACTACAGAACAATCGCACAACTCTTTGGTGTTGGGATAGCGACTGTCTGCGTAATTGTTCACGAG GTATGCAAGGCCATTAGGGAAGCTCTCCAAGACACCATGGTGCGTATACCCAGAGGTGATGCTGCCATCGAAGTCGTCCGGGAGTTTGAGGTAAAGTGGGGGTTCCCTCAATGCTTTGGAGCTGTCGATGGAAGCCACATCCCGATACTCTCACCAAAGGAATATAGAGCAGACTACTATAACAGAAAGGGATTTCACTCCATGGTGCTGCAGGGACTGGTCGATCATCGCTACAGATTCATGAATGTGAACTTTGGATACCCAGGGAGTGTTCACGATGCTCGAGTATTTTCAAACTCAAGTTTATATCGACTTGGTAATAATGGTGCTCTGTGCCCACCCATTCAACGCGAAATAAATGGAACACAGGTCCCAGTCGTCATTCTTGGTGACAGTGCCTACCCCTTGCTGCCTTGGCTTCAAAAGCCTTTCAATGACAACGGCCAACTAACCAGACAGAAGAGGCTCTTCAACTACCGTCTGAGTCGAGCCAGAATGGTGGTGGAGAATGCTTTTGGTCGCCTTAAAGGACGATGGCGCATTCTTCTAAAACGACAGGATACACATGTGAAGTTTCTAGGAGACATTGTAGTAGCGTGTtgcattttgcacaatttgtgCGAATCTGCAGGGGAAAACTTCAATGAAGAACTCCTCATCGGTGTTGAACCTGCTCAAAATGCCCTTGATGGCAATGATGAGCAAGTCAATGGCGATGCAGCTATGATCAGGGATGCACTTCTCCAATATTTCGCAGACTTctaa